The window CAACGCCCTCGGGTGCCGCGCCGCTTCCATGGGGCGGCACCATCAGCACAACCACTTCCCGCGTGAGACCGGGCCGGCCCCATAGCTGCGCCTGGACGACAAATTCCCGCCTGATGAAGTGCCCGGCACGCCCGGCCACCCGGTCCATCCATCGGTTGCAATCATCCTGGTCGCGGAAACAGAGCGCGGCCCAGCCGAGGTCCAGCGTCGTCTTGCGCGGCAAGCCCCCGGGATATTGATCCTCGAACGGCCGCACGTAGTGCGGATGGTCCGGGCTGTAGAAGGCGGACGCGAAGGCCAGCGAATCGTCGCCGCTGACGGCCGCGAGCGGCTCGCCCGTCAGCTCGCGCCACTCGCGTGTCAATCGGTTCGCCGCCTGCGCGTAGAAATTGCGCCCCTCCTCGTATCCGTGATCGTTGCGATAGACGGCATGGATCGGCGCGGCGACGAGGACGGCCGTGAGCGCGACGCCGGCCACGACCAAGGTGAGGTTGACGGTGTAAAAGCGCTCGATTGGATAATTTGTGCCGCAGACCACGAGAATGGCGAACAGAAACACCCCCTGCAAGGCCCAGAGCGACGGCAGATCGGTGCCGATCACGAGCGAGATCAGAACCGGCAGCGCAATCGTGCCGACGGCAACGTAAAAGAGAAGCCGCAGGCCCGGATTCATCGCTGCGAAATCGTCCGGAAACTGCTTCAGTCGCGCGCCGGCGATCAACATCCAGACGACGGCAGACACGCTGATGGCCGCCAACAGCCCCAGAAGGAAGTTCCAGGCCTCAAACAGCGAGCTCACCGCAGTGCCGTTGGCATGGTTCAGCGCGTAGGTGAAGGTCGGCGCCCCCGTCGTGGCGAGCCAATGGACATGCGGTGACAGCGCCGCAAGCCCGACGACGGCCGAGATCCAGGGCGAGGCGGAGCTGAAATAGGCGCCTCGTGCCGGATGCGCCAGCGCGGCAAACGTGAAGCTCGCGACAAGGAAGATCGAATAATATTTGCCGGCCATGGCCAGCGCCGTCGTGAATCCCACGGCGATCGCCCACGACACCGCTCGGGTCTCGAATGCGCGCAGGAAGCACCACGTCGCCAGTGGCCAGACGGCCAGCAGCACCGCGTTGGCGTTGAAGCGCTGGGCATGGAATTGATAGGCCGGCGTCAGCATCAGGAGCAACAGCACCAGGACGCGCTTGTGCCCCGTCACGAATTGCCGCGCGATCCGGTCGACGAAGACCAGCGCAAGCCCGGCATTGGCCATCGCCATCAATTGCAGCGACCAGTCGGTGAGCGGAAAAATGGCGCTCCAGCTCGCGGCAACCCAGCCGGTCAATGGCGGATGCTTGGGATAGCCCCACGCGAAATGCCGCCCCAGCGTCCAGGCCTCCAGCGTATCGGGGTGCAGACCGCCGCCGGCATAGGCGACCGCCAGATAAAGTGTCCAGATCGCGACGAAGCAGGCGATGAGAAGCGGCACGGCCCAGCCCGTCTCGACGCCATCGAGCCAACGCAGGAATGGCAGGCGCCATC of the Bradyrhizobium sp. WSM1417 genome contains:
- a CDS encoding glycosyltransferase family 39 protein; this encodes MIPVPIDFAFQAMAERSDRTPARWRLPFLRWLDGVETGWAVPLLIACFVAIWTLYLAVAYAGGGLHPDTLEAWTLGRHFAWGYPKHPPLTGWVAASWSAIFPLTDWSLQLMAMANAGLALVFVDRIARQFVTGHKRVLVLLLLMLTPAYQFHAQRFNANAVLLAVWPLATWCFLRAFETRAVSWAIAVGFTTALAMAGKYYSIFLVASFTFAALAHPARGAYFSSASPWISAVVGLAALSPHVHWLATTGAPTFTYALNHANGTAVSSLFEAWNFLLGLLAAISVSAVVWMLIAGARLKQFPDDFAAMNPGLRLLFYVAVGTIALPVLISLVIGTDLPSLWALQGVFLFAILVVCGTNYPIERFYTVNLTLVVAGVALTAVLVAAPIHAVYRNDHGYEEGRNFYAQAANRLTREWRELTGEPLAAVSGDDSLAFASAFYSPDHPHYVRPFEDQYPGGLPRKTTLDLGWAALCFRDQDDCNRWMDRVAGRAGHFIRREFVVQAQLWGRPGLTREVVVLMVPPHGSGAAPEGVADDFSASRRATE